One genomic region from Curtobacterium sp. 9128 encodes:
- the rplV gene encoding 50S ribosomal protein L22 — protein sequence MVESIARVRHIRVTPQKARRVIELIRGKQAHEALAILKFAPQGASEPVYKLVASAIANARVKADSTNSFLDERDLYVSRVFVDEGTTLKRFQPRAQGRAFRINKRTSHITVVLATPDEAEAAAATSKKASK from the coding sequence ATGGTGGAGTCGATCGCACGCGTGCGACACATCCGCGTCACGCCTCAGAAGGCCCGTCGCGTCATCGAGCTGATCCGCGGCAAGCAGGCCCACGAGGCGCTCGCCATCCTGAAGTTCGCCCCCCAGGGCGCTTCGGAGCCCGTGTACAAGCTGGTCGCCTCGGCGATCGCCAACGCACGTGTCAAGGCGGACTCGACGAACAGCTTCCTCGACGAGCGCGACCTCTACGTGAGCCGCGTCTTCGTCGACGAAGGCACGACCCTCAAGCGGTTCCAGCCGCGTGCTCAGGGCCGGGCCTTCCGGATCAACAAGCGCACCAGCCACATCACGGTGGTCCTCGCGACCCCTGACGAGGCCGAGGCTGCTGCCGCGACGAGCAAGAAGGCGAGCAAGTAA
- the rpsS gene encoding 30S ribosomal protein S19, producing MPRSLKKGPFVDEHLLRKVVTQNEANTKNVIRTWSRRSMIVPNMLGHTIAVHDGRKHIPVFVTESMVGHKLGEFAPTRTFRGHVKDDKKGRRR from the coding sequence ATGCCACGCAGTCTGAAGAAGGGCCCCTTCGTCGACGAGCACCTGCTTCGCAAGGTCGTCACGCAGAACGAGGCCAACACGAAGAACGTGATCCGGACGTGGTCGCGCCGCTCGATGATCGTCCCGAACATGCTCGGGCACACCATCGCGGTGCACGACGGACGCAAGCACATCCCGGTGTTCGTCACCGAATCGATGGTCGGTCACAAGCTCGGCGAGTTCGCGCCGACCCGTACCTTCCGCGGTCACGTGAAGGACGACAAGAAGGGCCGTCGCCGCTAA
- the rplB gene encoding 50S ribosomal protein L2, with protein MAIRNYKPTTPGRRGSSVADFAEITRSTPEKSLLRPLPKTGGRNSSGRITTRHIGGGHKRQYRVIDFRRHDKDGVDAKVAHIEYDPNRTARIALLHFVDGTKRYILAPNKLKQGDVVEQGPGADIKPGNNLPLRNIPVGTVIHAIELRPGGGAKLARSAGASVRLVAKDGPYAQLRLPSGEVRNVDARCRATIGEVGNAEQSNINWGKAGRMRWKGVRPTVRGVAMNPIDHPHGGGEGKTSGGRHPVSPWGQAEGRTRKPNKPSDKLIVRRRNAGKKRK; from the coding sequence ATGGCTATTCGTAACTACAAGCCGACGACCCCGGGTCGTCGCGGCTCGTCGGTCGCCGACTTCGCCGAGATCACCCGTTCGACGCCGGAGAAGTCCCTGCTTCGTCCGCTGCCGAAGACCGGTGGCCGGAACAGCTCGGGCCGCATCACGACCCGTCACATCGGTGGTGGCCACAAGCGCCAGTACCGCGTGATCGACTTCCGTCGTCACGACAAGGACGGCGTCGACGCCAAGGTCGCGCACATCGAGTACGACCCGAACCGCACGGCGCGCATCGCGCTCCTGCACTTCGTGGACGGCACCAAGCGCTACATCCTCGCGCCGAACAAGCTCAAGCAGGGCGACGTCGTCGAGCAGGGCCCCGGTGCTGACATCAAGCCCGGCAACAACCTGCCGCTGCGCAACATCCCCGTGGGTACGGTCATCCACGCGATCGAGCTCCGCCCCGGTGGCGGCGCCAAGCTCGCGCGTTCGGCCGGCGCCTCGGTGCGTCTCGTCGCCAAGGACGGCCCCTACGCGCAGCTCCGTCTGCCGTCGGGCGAGGTCCGCAACGTCGACGCCCGCTGCCGCGCCACCATCGGCGAGGTCGGCAACGCCGAGCAGTCGAACATCAACTGGGGCAAGGCCGGCCGCATGCGCTGGAAGGGCGTCCGCCCGACCGTGCGTGGTGTCGCGATGAACCCGATCGACCACCCGCACGGTGGTGGTGAGGGCAAGACGTCCGGTGGTCGTCACCCGGTCAGCCCCTGGGGCCAGGCCGAGGGTCGCACGCGCAAGCCGAACAAGCCGAGCGACAAGCTCATCGTCCGTCGCCGTAACGCCGGCAAGAAGCGCAAGTAG
- the rplW gene encoding 50S ribosomal protein L23: protein MSGFNKDPRDIIIAPVVSEKSYGLIDQGKYTFLVDPRANKTEIKLAIEKIFDVKVAGINTLNRPGKTRRTRFGIGKRKDTKRAIVTLKSGSIDIFTAVG from the coding sequence ATGAGCGGCTTCAACAAGGACCCGCGCGACATCATCATCGCGCCCGTCGTGTCGGAGAAGAGCTACGGCCTCATCGACCAGGGCAAGTACACGTTCCTCGTGGACCCCCGCGCGAACAAGACCGAGATCAAGCTCGCCATCGAGAAGATCTTCGACGTCAAGGTCGCCGGCATCAACACGCTGAACCGTCCTGGCAAGACCCGTCGCACGCGTTTCGGCATCGGCAAGCGCAAGGACACCAAGCGCGCCATCGTGACGCTCAAGTCCGGTTCGATCGACATCTTCACGGCTGTCGGCTGA
- the rplD gene encoding 50S ribosomal protein L4, producing MATTTATTIDVLDVSGVKSGSVELPAELFDVETNVPLIHQVVTAQRAASRQGTHKTKNRGEVRGAGRKPFKQKGTGRARQGSVRAPEHTGGGVVHGPTPRDYSQRTPKKMIAAALLGSLSDRARGGRISAVEGFVAAEVPSTKTARTLLEKVAPVKNVLVVLESDDELTLKSIRNLPNVHALSYGQLNAYDVLVSDAIVFSKSALDAFIASKTAKEISA from the coding sequence ATGGCCACCACGACTGCAACCACGATCGACGTCCTCGACGTCTCTGGCGTCAAGTCCGGCTCCGTCGAGCTCCCCGCCGAGCTCTTCGACGTCGAGACCAACGTCCCGCTGATCCACCAGGTCGTCACCGCGCAGCGCGCCGCGTCGCGTCAGGGCACCCACAAGACCAAGAACCGCGGCGAGGTCCGCGGTGCTGGTCGCAAGCCGTTCAAGCAGAAGGGCACCGGCCGCGCCCGTCAGGGTTCGGTGCGTGCTCCCGAGCACACCGGCGGTGGCGTCGTCCACGGACCGACCCCGCGCGACTACTCGCAGCGCACCCCGAAGAAGATGATCGCCGCTGCGCTGCTCGGCTCGCTCTCGGACCGTGCCCGCGGTGGCCGTATCTCCGCTGTGGAGGGCTTCGTCGCGGCCGAGGTGCCGTCGACCAAGACCGCCCGCACGCTCCTCGAGAAGGTCGCGCCCGTCAAGAACGTGCTCGTCGTGCTCGAGTCGGACGACGAGCTCACGCTCAAGTCGATCCGCAACCTGCCGAACGTCCACGCGCTCTCGTACGGCCAGCTGAACGCATACGACGTCCTCGTCTCGGACGCCATCGTCTTCAGCAAGAGCGCCCTCGACGCCTTCATCGCGTCGAAGACCGCGAAGGAGATCTCCGCATGA
- the rplC gene encoding 50S ribosomal protein L3 translates to MANTTKTVKGLLGKKLGMTQVWDENNKFIPVTVIEVGPNVVTQIRNVERDGYEAIQIAAGQIDPRKVNKPAAGHFEAAGVTPRRTLTEIRTSDAGEYTLGQELTVDATFEAGAKVDVVGTSKGKGFAGVMKRHGFAGVSASHGAHRNHRKPGSIGASSTPSRVFKGMRMAGRMGGERVTVLNLTVHAVDAEKGLLLVKGAVPGARGRSVFVRTAVKGK, encoded by the coding sequence ATGGCGAACACAACCAAGACCGTCAAGGGCCTCCTCGGCAAGAAGCTCGGGATGACCCAGGTGTGGGACGAGAACAACAAGTTCATCCCCGTCACCGTGATCGAGGTCGGCCCGAACGTGGTCACCCAGATCCGCAACGTGGAGCGCGACGGCTACGAGGCGATCCAGATCGCCGCTGGCCAGATCGACCCCCGCAAGGTGAACAAGCCGGCCGCTGGCCACTTCGAGGCCGCCGGGGTCACCCCGCGCCGCACCCTCACCGAGATCCGCACGTCGGACGCGGGCGAGTACACGCTGGGCCAGGAGCTCACCGTCGACGCCACGTTCGAAGCCGGCGCGAAGGTCGACGTCGTCGGCACGAGCAAGGGCAAGGGCTTCGCGGGTGTCATGAAGCGCCACGGCTTCGCCGGCGTCTCCGCATCGCACGGTGCCCACCGCAACCACCGCAAGCCCGGCTCGATCGGTGCTTCCTCGACCCCGTCGCGTGTCTTCAAGGGCATGCGCATGGCCGGTCGCATGGGTGGAGAGCGCGTGACCGTCCTCAACCTCACGGTGCACGCCGTCGACGCCGAGAAGGGTCTGCTGCTCGTCAAGGGCGCCGTCCCCGGTGCTCGCGGTCGCTCCGTCTTCGTCCGCACCGCCGTGAAGGGTAAGTGA
- the rpsJ gene encoding 30S ribosomal protein S10, with amino-acid sequence MAGQKIRIRLKSYDHEVIDTSARKIVDTVTRAGATVVGPVPLPTEKNVIAVIRSPHKYKDSREHFEKRTHKRVIDIVDPTPKAVDSLMRLDLPADVNIEIKL; translated from the coding sequence ATGGCGGGACAGAAGATCCGCATCCGGCTCAAGTCGTACGACCACGAGGTCATCGACACGTCGGCCCGGAAGATCGTCGACACGGTGACCCGTGCCGGTGCGACCGTGGTCGGCCCGGTGCCGCTCCCCACCGAGAAGAACGTGATCGCAGTGATCCGTTCTCCCCACAAGTACAAGGACTCGCGCGAGCACTTCGAGAAGCGCACGCACAAGCGGGTCATCGACATCGTCGACCCGACGCCGAAGGCCGTCGACTCGCTCATGCGTCTCGACCTCCCGGCCGACGTCAACATCGAGATCAAGCTGTAA